A window of Pyrus communis chromosome 3, drPyrComm1.1, whole genome shotgun sequence genomic DNA:
CTAATATTTCAGATGACATACAATTTTCCAATGCTGTTAACTCTGTAGAAGCTGGTAAAAGAAGCCCTGCGGGCATTGGATCTTGTCCTGCCACCGATGCCCTAGAAATATCCAGTTGTAAGTATAGCTGCATCTAGTATCCAAATATTTGTATGCTTCTTCCTTATGCGTTGTTTTTCTACTAATTTTTGTGTTTCCTCGGACAATTGTGCAGCCTGCTTGACCACGGATGTGACAGTTTCTCCTCCTGGTGGGATTGAGCTGCACAAAAGTTTTGATGAATCAAAATCTGCCGTGCCTTTGCCAGTGTGTGACAGTTTTGTTGAATCAGGGTCTACCATGCCTTTTCCAGAAAGTGGTAATTAATAATTTCATCGATTTTCTTTCCTATGTTGCAGTTCTATCGCCTTGAGTTCTAAGATGTTATAGTACTTGtctaaatgtttttgtttttgcgtGCGTGCATATCATCCTTTAATAGAGGACCCGTTTTCTTTTGATGCATATCGGCAGTTTATTTGATTTTACGTCAATAAAATGTTTTAGCAGTGGTAAGAAAGTATATGTTATCAACTATTACTTCATAAGGACCTCATGGCTCCCTTTCAGAAGAGCTGGATAATGACGTTACCAAGTCAGTCTTACAGACTTCACAATCATTGAATACGCTAAAGCTTGATAAAAGTTGCATTTTAGTAGATGGTAGCGGAATTCAATCCATTTCTTGTCAAGACGCAAAATGCAGGTCTTACAAGGTACAACAAACTCCTTTTGATAAAACTTGGAACTGATGAAACATATTAATTTAAGCTCTCTACTCACATTGACACAACAGAcattttgatttctttctttttggttcTCAGAAGAAACTGAAGGACGCATTTGCTTCGAGAATGAGATTATTGAAGACGCGCAACCATAAGCAGCCTGCAGATTGGTCCGGAGATCTTGACGCAGGATTTGATCAAAAGAAGGGGAAAAGCTTCACAACAATCGCGGTTGTTGAGAAATCTAGTTCACCGGATTACGAATTTTCTGAGTCTGAGTGGGAGATTGTTTAGATTAGAGTACCATTCTTGATATGCAAGTTTAAGAGAACCACCATTCTGCTTCCTATTTGTTGTGGAGTTGAAAACACTGAGGTTCCTAAAAGGCTGTGAAAAATATGCTTCCATTTTTGTGACGATGAAATTTATTTTTGCTGCGGATTGAGTTCAATATTCTCTTTTGTTGCTAAAGTTCTTTATTTAAGCATGAAAAGACACACAAATGTATAACTTCACAACTTTTTGCTTGATACAAGTTAACCAAAATTTTTCGTGGAAACAATTTCTTTGCAAAGTGAGAATAAAACTGTGTACGATAGATGTTCTTCCTCTGACTCTCACAAAGTGAAGAGTCTTGTTGGCTTGGGGTCGTCCTTTTATAAGCTTACCCAACGTCTTTAATTCGCtaaattcttattttatttttgaagttaGCGTACTTTGAGATTTGAGCATTGCGTCAGATCAAAATTGGACGGCTAAACATATGTTA
This region includes:
- the LOC137730113 gene encoding uncharacterized protein isoform X1; the encoded protein is MDTSCKGISWFGNLYHKFEDLCREAEEIMQQEVIEPAISQLETFNENFENLLSLSEPIGDALGQSSVDIEEGAASDSSLSQNANDAACVKSPAGTDEDCDKRSLDDAYRVHLSSVEFVKNVSCGLSLEETDALEISSQEIELDGGGNILIPASDDAGGCNSLVETEDRSGNHADMPSNISDDIQFSNAVNSVEAGKRSPAGIGSCPATDALEISSSCLTTDVTVSPPGGIELHKSFDESKSAVPLPVCDSFVESGSTMPFPESEELDNDVTKSVLQTSQSLNTLKLDKSCILVDGSGIQSISCQDAKCRSYKKKLKDAFASRMRLLKTRNHKQPADWSGDLDAGFDQKKGKSFTTIAVVEKSSSPDYEFSESEWEIV
- the LOC137730113 gene encoding uncharacterized protein isoform X2; the protein is MDTSCKGISWFGNLYHKFEDLCREAEEIMQQEVIEPAISQLETFNENFENLLSLSEPIGDALGQSSVDIEEGAASDSSLSQNANDAACVKSPAGTDEDCDKRSLDDAYRVHLSSVEFVKNVSCGLSLEETDALEISSQEIELDGGGNILIPASDDAGGCNSLVETEDRSGNHADMPSNISDDIQFSNAVNSVEAGKRSPAGIGSCPATDALEISSSCLTTDVTVSPPGGIELHKSFDESKSAVPLPVCDSFVESGSTMPFPESELDNDVTKSVLQTSQSLNTLKLDKSCILVDGSGIQSISCQDAKCRSYKKKLKDAFASRMRLLKTRNHKQPADWSGDLDAGFDQKKGKSFTTIAVVEKSSSPDYEFSESEWEIV